The nucleotide sequence TGTACCAGTTCGTAACTATGCCGCACCAGATCTAAAATCTCTTCGTTGCTTAGTTGTCCGGAGCATAAAATGGTATTCCAGTGCTTTTTATTGAGATGGTAGCCTGGAAGTACTGTTTCGTATTTTTCGCGCAACATTTCCGCTAACCCTGGGTCGCATTTTAAGCTCACACGAAGGGGCTGCGCGCCCTCTTGAATCAGGGCAAACATTTTGCTTTTATCGGCATCGCCCACTTTATACACCGCCACGCCCTCACCAAACGGGTAATCGCGCCAGGCTTTGGGTAAAGATAAAATATATTTTTCTAAGATTTCTTGGGTCATCATAGCTATGGTAATTTCTTTGCCGGTTGCACTTTCGTAAGATAATATTTAAGCTCCATGATTGAACCACGGATATCTTCGAGGGCGCGGTGCACCTCTGGCTTTGCAAACTTTTTACCGTATTTGCCTTCGAATACTACCTTCCAAGCCGAAACGTCAAGCATGCGGTAATGCAGTTTGGCATCAAGCTGTGGCCACTGCTTCAGTATAAACCGGCGATCCATATGAACAGAATTGCCCCCAAGTAGCACCGGCGCGTCTTCTTTAAAGTTTGCTTTCAGAAAAGCGAGCAGCTCTTGTTCAATTTCTGGCGCGTTCTTGCCTTTTTCGTTTTGAGCAAGCAAAGCATCACGAGTCTCAGCATTGGCCTCCCAAAACACGCCGTTGGTAGCAAACTTTTGCTTCAAAACACTTGGGTCGCTTTTTACAATGCCTTCATACACCGCCAGCTCTGTAAAATTCCAATCGGTTGCAATTGCGGCCACTTCAAGAATAAGGTCGGCATCGGCATTAAGGCCAGTCATTTCGAGGTCTACCCACAGGATAGTTGCGTGCTTTGTCATAGGCCCATTATACAGAAGTCTTCCTCAAGTAAAAAAGACCTTTTCATTAGTTTAATTGACTATTACGCATACTATTATAATATTATGTTAGGCAACCGAGGAGGCTTGTGTGTTTGTAGTCGTAGTCGAGCCGTCTACCGTAACCGCCCTGCACAATTACATGCAAAGTCGCGCGGTTTCTTTGGCGCAGGCGGCATATGATCTTGTTGAGATTGGCTTGCTTATTAGAACCGCTGAGCTAGAAGGTGCCGTCTATACGACAGTCCGCGGCAATGGCCTGCGCGGCACCGTTCAGACTTACGACGACAAATCACTGCGCAATGTCAAGCGTATCGCCTGCGACCTCCCGCGGGCATGCATCCGGGAAATTGAATGGCGCTTCATGATAAGCTGACCGCAGATGAGATGTTCGGCGTCCTCGTGGATAAGGCCCATCGGTTTGTAACTGACACCGATCGCGGGGCACTGGGGATTATGAAGTTTCCTAATGGCAAAGAACGCGAATTGGAGCTTTTGAAGCCTCGCACCGATCAGTAAGTGTGCGGTCCCCACTGACCTAAAGCCGAAACACTTTAGGCCAGTGGGGCTATTTTTTTACATAATTAGCGCAAATTATTTTATGGATTCTTAGCTTCTTTATATTTATTAATAGCTACTGGGTATACGGTAATTATTACTGTGCTTCCAGCAGTGCTTTTTATTCTGAGCGACTACGGTATTAACCAGTGGAGCGCGCCCAGGGAGGTAAACTCCTTACTACATTTTATTTTGAAGCCGTTTCTGCTTAGCCCCTAACTCTCTTGCGGTAATTCCTTAAGGGACGGCACAGCAAACAAAGTGCTGAGAGATTATTACCGATACGGGTGTTTGAGGTGTATACTGAGAGGCGACCGCCACAGTAAACTTTACTGCATTTCATAAATGAATAAATTTCTACTCGCTAAAATTCTGTTTGCAACCTTCAGCCTGACAACGGTAATACTATTCTTATTGCTCCATTCAGGCATTTTTATTGATCTGGTGGGCTCTATCGAAGCTGCCGTCACGATTTACATTATAAATGTGGTGCTATTGATAGCTTCTTTGCTAGCTTATATCTGGCAAAGAGTCAATCAAGGTACGCCTGAACGCCAGCGAGCAACTATTCTTGAAGCATTTGCCGAAGATGCGCAGAAAAATGCCGAGCGTGAACCGCGACGGTTCTTTGTGAACGATACAGAGCTAGCC is from Verrucomicrobiia bacterium and encodes:
- the orn gene encoding oligoribonuclease — its product is MTKHATILWVDLEMTGLNADADLILEVAAIATDWNFTELAVYEGIVKSDPSVLKQKFATNGVFWEANAETRDALLAQNEKGKNAPEIEQELLAFLKANFKEDAPVLLGGNSVHMDRRFILKQWPQLDAKLHYRMLDVSAWKVVFEGKYGKKFAKPEVHRALEDIRGSIMELKYYLTKVQPAKKLP
- a CDS encoding MmcQ/YjbR family DNA-binding protein; translation: MMTQEILEKYILSLPKAWRDYPFGEGVAVYKVGDADKSKMFALIQEGAQPLRVSLKCDPGLAEMLREKYETVLPGYHLNKKHWNTILCSGQLSNEEILDLVRHSYELVHPTV